The sequence GTACAAAACTGCATGGCGGATATTTTCAGGAAACCGTGTTCATGGGGGACAATGTTTTTGGTTCCGGGGGGCATGTGCGAAAGGGCTGTATTTTAGAAGAACAGGCTAATGCCGCCCACACCGTAGGGATCAAGCAGACCATTCTTTTTCCCTTTGTCACCCTTGGCAGCCTGATCAACTTCTGCGATTGCCTCATGGCCGGCGGCACCAGTCGCAAGGATCATTCCGAGGTGGGATCGTCCTTTATTCATTTTAATTATACCCCAAACCAGGACAAGGCAACGGCCTCTATGATGGGCAATGTTCACCAGGGCGTGATGCTTAACCAGCGGCCAGTGTTCCTTGGGGGCCAGGGTGGGCTTGTGGGACCGGTGAGAATCGCCTTTGGATGTATCAGTGCCGCAGGGTCCATTATCAGGAACAGCGAATTGCGGTGCAACCACTTGATCATGGGCGGGACAATGAGAAATGCTTCCATTCAATGGCGTCCGGGTACCTACACCCGTCCCGACAGGATTTTAACTGAAAATGTTTGTTATATTTCAGGGCTGTATGCCTTAAAAGCCTGGTATTGTTTCATTCGTACGCTTTTTACCTGGGATTGGATGTCCCAGGCCCTTGTTTCAGGGTTGCAGAAAAATATTGATATCTGTATTCAGGAGCGGATAAAACGGCTGAATGCGTTTGGAAACAAGCTTGAAGCGTCAAAGAGGATTTTGCTGCAAAGGGGAAAAGAGCAGGGCAGTCCCGCTGTTGTCGCCCATAACACGGTTCTGGAAAAACTGTCCCAGGCGTCCCTGATATTTGATCAGGCTGAGAATGATCTTAAAACCCCTGGGCCGGAAGGGGAACAATTTATAGAATACATTGACATTCAAAGTATTCATAACAAAAAAGATTACGTGGGTACTATTCAGGGCCTTGACGAATCAATTTCGATTATAGGGTCAGCATGGCTCAAGGGTATTGAAGACCGCATTGTTAATGCGTTTGGACTAGAAGTAAAATCTAAAAAACAACCAGGATAACCATTCGAATGGGACAATTATTTGGAACAGACGGTATACGGGGCAAGGCAAACACCTATCCCATGACATGCGATCTGGCCATGAAAACAGGCCAGGCAGTAGGTATTTTAACGCGAACGTCTTCAAACGGATGTGTAATCATCGGTCGAGATACCCGGGTTTCAGGCCAAATGCTTGAATCTGCGCTTGCTGCAGGAATTGCTTCCGTCGGGGTTGATGTGATGATAGCCGGTGTTATTCCCACCCCCGGGGTAGCATACCTGAGCAGTACCATTGAATCCTGTGGGGCCGGCATCATGATCTCCGCTTCCCATAACCCCTATTACGATAACGGCATCAAAATATTTCAAAAAGGCGGCATTAAACTGTCCGATGACCAGGAGAATGACCTTGAAAATACTATTCTTGGTCCGCCTATTGATCTGCCTTCAAAAATTGGAACCATCGTATCCGTCAATGATGCCCAGACCGAATACGCCCGGTTTCTGGTTAAAAAATTTGATTTTCCAAAAAGGCAAAGAAAACTTAAACTGGTTATTGATACGGCCAATGGCGCTGCAAGTTTTTGTGCCCCGGAAATATTCACACCTGACATGTTTGATGTAAATTTTATCCATAACCAGCCAAACGGAATAAATATTAATGAAGATTGTGGTTCCCAGCATACAAAAGATTTAAGCGATTATGTCAAAAAAGTTAACGCCGATGCCGGCCTTGCTTTTGATGGTGACGCCGACCGTTTGATTGCCGTGGATGAAACCGGACAGCAGATCACAGGAGATACCGTATTGGCGATTTTGTCAAAATTTGCCAAACAGACTGGAACGCTTGGCAATAATATCGTTGTAAGTACGGTGATGAGCAATGTGGGATTTGGCAATGCCATGGCACAATTAGGGATTCGGCATGAAATAACCGGGGTCGGGGACAGAAAGGTGCTGGAACGCATGCAAGAAACCGGTGCGCTTTTAGGCGGGGAAGATTCAGGGCACATGATTTTTCTGGACGAACAGACCACAGGCGACGGTGCATTATCGGCATTAAAGCTTATAGAGGTGATGCTGGCAACCCAAAAGCCTTTATCCGAACTGGCGAAAGTTATGACCGTTTACCCCCAGGTCCTGATCAATGTTGAAGTAGACGCATCCAGGCCCGATTTTATGGAAGTCCCCATGGTTGCAGATGCAATTCAAGCGGTTGAATCACAGCTTGGCAGCCAGGGCAGGGTGCTTGTGCGGTATTCGGGCACCCAACCGTTGCTCAGGGTGATGGTTGAAGGCCCTGAAGAAGACCTGACCCGTCAATGCTGTGAGAATATCTGCGCGGCCATAAGAGAAAGTTTATAGCCGGGTCCCTTAAATGACAAGCTTATACCCCAGTCCATAGGAGGACTGAATAATCTTGCGGCCCGGAAGGTGCGCTCCAAATTTTTTTCTTAAATTTTTGATATGAAAGTCAATGGTCCGTTCATACCCGTCGTAGTTGTACCCTTGGACCGTTTCGATGAGTTGGGTGCGGCTAAACACCCGGTTAGGACTCTCCATCAGGATTGAAAATATATCAAATTCACTGGGTGTAAGGTTGAGCTCACAATGGTTGACGGTGACCACCCGGGATGAGCGGTTCAACGACACAGGGCCCCGGGACAGAATTTCATCATCATTGGTGTGTCCCAACGTCCTGCGCAATATGGCCTTGACCCTGACCACGACTTCCCTGGGACTGAACGGCTTGCAGACATAATCATCGGCACCCAGCTCAAAACCGATAATCCGGTCCACCTCCTCTACTTTTGCCGTAATCATGAGAACAGGCACTTCGGAAAATTTTCTGATCTCCCTGCAGATGGTTTTTCCGTCCACACCGGGTAGCATGATATCCAGTAACATAATAGAAATATTTTCGTTTTTTACAAAGTCCACCACCTTCTCCCCACGATCCATAAGGGTTACGGTATATCCTTCTTTGATAAGGTAGTCCCTCAATATTTCTGCAATATCAGGTTCGTCTTCCACGATTAATATATGTTCACCAGCCATGGGCAGTTTTTATCCTTCAATGATGTTGTTGAGTTCTGTGATTACAGGCAGTTCAATGACGATTTTAAGCCCTCCTAAAGATGACGGCAGCGCCGTAATTGTCCCCTGGTGCAAGGAGATGATCTCCCGACTCATGCTTAAGCCCAGTCCGCTGCCACCTAATGCCCTGTTTCTGGACTGTTCCAGACGGTAAAGCCGCTCGAATATGGACTCAAGGCATGCTGACGGCACAGCCGGTGCGGAGTCTTCCATTTCAATTACCAGATGCGACCCGCTGACCCGGCAGTCCAGTTTCAACACCCCTGGGGTGTCGGTGTATTTTAATGTATTTTCAAAAAGATTGGCAAATACTCGTTTCAACAGGGCCGCATCTCCTGAAACCAAGGGCAGCACCCCTGGCTTCCACGCCTTTTGGATGTCGATACCCCTTTGCTCATAACGAATGGCAAATGCTTCAATACTTTTATCCAGCAGCGCTTCAATGGAGACAGGTTTTAAGTTGACGGACAGATTTCCGGAGTCCATCAGGGATATATGGTGCAGGTCACTGATTAATCTGCCAAGCCCAAGGATATCCTTATGAAGCGAATCAAGAAACTCAGGCGTCATTTCCCGGATGCCGTCCTGGATGGCTTCAAGCTTGCTTCGGATTACGGCAACCGGTGTACGCAGTTCATGTGAAATGTCTGAAATCCAGTTTTTTCTCATGGTTTCATATCGCTGCAGGGTGCCGGCCATCCGGTTGAAATCCCGGGCAAGGTCACCCAATTCATCATTTGAACGCACATTTACCCGTGTCTCGAAATTAAACTGCCGCATCTGTCGGGTGCCCCTGGCAAGGGCGTTCACCGGACCCAGCACCTGCCTGGAAATGACATAGGATACCAGCAGGGAAATTATAAGGATACCAATACCGATAATATAAACAATCTGGGTCTGTCTTTTCAAAAAGGCAAGCTCCAACGGCTGTCTCATATCGGACATGTTCTCCAGGCCCAGATATCCGATGGTCCTGTTTGACAGCACAATGGGGTAATAATCAAATTCACTGTCCCGGCGGCACTCTCCGGCCACATAATTTTTCTGCTCATCAAACAGGCAAAGCCGGCGGTGCAGGGAAGTTGGGTCATGGGGAAGAACCGCTGGTTCTGAGGGTTGAGGACCGCGCGGTCCCGGTCCCGGTCCTGATCCCGGTTTTGGACCACCGCGGGGTCGCCTCCGGGGACCGGGGGGGATCATTTCATCGACGCCCTGTACCGACCGAGCCGAGCCAATAAGGTCGTGCCATACCCTGGGATTTGCTTTGAATACGTCCCAACCGGAATGCCGGGTGTAGCTGTTTTTTAGCAAATCTATCATTCCGGTTTGGTTTCGAAACTCCACATCATTTAAAAATCCAATGAAATTTTTACGGATAGTGAACTGCATCACCCCCACTGCAAGCAGCAGGATAAGACAGGAGCTGGTCACCAGTGCAATAAAAAGTTTGTATTTCAGTTTCATCTGTTTCCCGGTTTTAGAATCTCTTTTGCCAACGCATTTATTATTATGTTGAAACCCTTTCTGTTTCAAGATGCCATTTTGAATCCTCTATTTGTTCACATATTGTGATCTACCAGAAGAAAAATAATTCAAAAATAATACAGGGCCGGCGGCAGATGTGATAATCTGCAACACAATAGTACAAACCGGAAAGGATAATCTGCAATGAATCATCAAATTCCGTGTTTTGAGTTTCATGATGTCTCATTTACCTGGCATGGAGAACGGGTCATACTGGAGCACCAGAGTTTTACCCTGCCCCAGGGTGCATTCGTTCTGATCCGCGGGCCGTCCGGAGCCGGGAAATCAACCCTTCTGCGGTTGATGAACCGCCTGGAGGAGGCAGAAACCGGAGAAATCAGTTACCTGGGACAAAGCCTTACCAACTGGAACCCTTCTGAGCTGCGGCAGCAGGTGGCCTATCTTCAGCAGATACCGGTAATCCCCGATCAATCAGTCAGAGACATTTTGCTCCAGCCCTTTTATTTTCGCGTCAACCGAGACAAGGCAAAGCCCTCCGACCAGGCGCTGCAACAGCTGCTTGGAAAGGTGAAAATGAACGATATCAGGCTTGATGATTCCGGAGCGGCCCTTTCCGGCGGCCAACGTCAGCGGTTGAGCCTGCTGCGAATTCTTTTGCCCGGCCCAAGCGTGCTGCTTCTTGACGAGCCGACATCTTCACTGGACAGTGAAAGCAGGCGCTGTGTCCATGAGCTAGTGGCAGATTTCAACCGTCAGGGGACCACCATCGTCATGATTACCCATGACGGATTTTTGCCAAAAAACGTTCCGGTGATGGAAATCACTATTGACCAGGGGAGGGTCTCTGTATGCCGTTGACAACGGGAGCGCTTGATATCAGTGTGGCTGAGCTCGCACTTGCATCACTTTTTATTGTTGCCGCAGGGGCAATTTCCCTGTGGGGCCGTATTGGTCTTGGCAAATCCATTCTCATTGGCGCCGTGAGATGCGTTCTTCAACTGACAATCATGGGCTATGTGCTCAGTTTTATATTCGGTATCGCATCTCCATGGATTGTTCTGCTGCTTTTTTGTGTCATGGTGGCATTTGCAGTCCGCATTGTCCGGGGAAATGTTTCGGAAAAAAGCATCCCTTTTGTTTTCCCTTCCTTTGTCACTATGATTTTGGTGTATACAGTCGTTACAAGCACAGTCAGTGGATTAATTGTCGGGGTCAGGCCGTTCTGGCACCCCCAGTATTTTATTCCCTTGGCCGGTATGGTGGCAGGCAACTCCATGACCGCCCTGGGCCTGTCACTGGACCGGTTGCTTTCAGATCTAAAAACAAAACGGGATTTGGTGGAGATGCGGCTTTGTCTGGGCGCAACCCCGGTTGAAGCCTCACAGGACATCTTCAGGGATGCGCTTAAAGCCGGAATGATTCCTTCAATCAACTCCCTGGCAGGCGTAGGTATTGTTTTCCTTCCAGGCATGATGACCGGCCAGATTCTTTCCGGTGAGGACCCAATGCTTGCCATCCGCTACCAGATCGTGGTCATGTTCATGCTGGTGGCTTCGACTGCCCTGACCGTGAGCATGGTGCTTGGCCTTGTCAGGCATCGCTGTTTCAGTC comes from uncultured Desulfobacter sp. and encodes:
- the fetB gene encoding iron export ABC transporter permease subunit FetB: MPLTTGALDISVAELALASLFIVAAGAISLWGRIGLGKSILIGAVRCVLQLTIMGYVLSFIFGIASPWIVLLLFCVMVAFAVRIVRGNVSEKSIPFVFPSFVTMILVYTVVTSTVSGLIVGVRPFWHPQYFIPLAGMVAGNSMTALGLSLDRLLSDLKTKRDLVEMRLCLGATPVEASQDIFRDALKAGMIPSINSLAGVGIVFLPGMMTGQILSGEDPMLAIRYQIVVMFMLVASTALTVSMVLGLVRHRCFSPGQQLLLRPNRPQ
- a CDS encoding response regulator, whose protein sequence is MAGEHILIVEDEPDIAEILRDYLIKEGYTVTLMDRGEKVVDFVKNENISIMLLDIMLPGVDGKTICREIRKFSEVPVLMITAKVEEVDRIIGFELGADDYVCKPFSPREVVVRVKAILRRTLGHTNDDEILSRGPVSLNRSSRVVTVNHCELNLTPSEFDIFSILMESPNRVFSRTQLIETVQGYNYDGYERTIDFHIKNLRKKFGAHLPGRKIIQSSYGLGYKLVI
- the glmM gene encoding phosphoglucosamine mutase, encoding MGQLFGTDGIRGKANTYPMTCDLAMKTGQAVGILTRTSSNGCVIIGRDTRVSGQMLESALAAGIASVGVDVMIAGVIPTPGVAYLSSTIESCGAGIMISASHNPYYDNGIKIFQKGGIKLSDDQENDLENTILGPPIDLPSKIGTIVSVNDAQTEYARFLVKKFDFPKRQRKLKLVIDTANGAASFCAPEIFTPDMFDVNFIHNQPNGININEDCGSQHTKDLSDYVKKVNADAGLAFDGDADRLIAVDETGQQITGDTVLAILSKFAKQTGTLGNNIVVSTVMSNVGFGNAMAQLGIRHEITGVGDRKVLERMQETGALLGGEDSGHMIFLDEQTTGDGALSALKLIEVMLATQKPLSELAKVMTVYPQVLINVEVDASRPDFMEVPMVADAIQAVESQLGSQGRVLVRYSGTQPLLRVMVEGPEEDLTRQCCENICAAIRESL
- a CDS encoding ABC transporter ATP-binding protein, whose amino-acid sequence is MNHQIPCFEFHDVSFTWHGERVILEHQSFTLPQGAFVLIRGPSGAGKSTLLRLMNRLEEAETGEISYLGQSLTNWNPSELRQQVAYLQQIPVIPDQSVRDILLQPFYFRVNRDKAKPSDQALQQLLGKVKMNDIRLDDSGAALSGGQRQRLSLLRILLPGPSVLLLDEPTSSLDSESRRCVHELVADFNRQGTTIVMITHDGFLPKNVPVMEITIDQGRVSVCR
- a CDS encoding protein GlmU translates to MNLNNIEILQKKGVNIPNPSTVFIGDDVDLERISPDGVTLFSGTKLTGAQTLIMPGTVLGYETPVTVENCLVGPGTKLHGGYFQETVFMGDNVFGSGGHVRKGCILEEQANAAHTVGIKQTILFPFVTLGSLINFCDCLMAGGTSRKDHSEVGSSFIHFNYTPNQDKATASMMGNVHQGVMLNQRPVFLGGQGGLVGPVRIAFGCISAAGSIIRNSELRCNHLIMGGTMRNASIQWRPGTYTRPDRILTENVCYISGLYALKAWYCFIRTLFTWDWMSQALVSGLQKNIDICIQERIKRLNAFGNKLEASKRILLQRGKEQGSPAVVAHNTVLEKLSQASLIFDQAENDLKTPGPEGEQFIEYIDIQSIHNKKDYVGTIQGLDESISIIGSAWLKGIEDRIVNAFGLEVKSKKQPG
- a CDS encoding ATP-binding protein; the protein is MKLKYKLFIALVTSSCLILLLAVGVMQFTIRKNFIGFLNDVEFRNQTGMIDLLKNSYTRHSGWDVFKANPRVWHDLIGSARSVQGVDEMIPPGPRRRPRGGPKPGSGPGPGPRGPQPSEPAVLPHDPTSLHRRLCLFDEQKNYVAGECRRDSEFDYYPIVLSNRTIGYLGLENMSDMRQPLELAFLKRQTQIVYIIGIGILIISLLVSYVISRQVLGPVNALARGTRQMRQFNFETRVNVRSNDELGDLARDFNRMAGTLQRYETMRKNWISDISHELRTPVAVIRSKLEAIQDGIREMTPEFLDSLHKDILGLGRLISDLHHISLMDSGNLSVNLKPVSIEALLDKSIEAFAIRYEQRGIDIQKAWKPGVLPLVSGDAALLKRVFANLFENTLKYTDTPGVLKLDCRVSGSHLVIEMEDSAPAVPSACLESIFERLYRLEQSRNRALGGSGLGLSMSREIISLHQGTITALPSSLGGLKIVIELPVITELNNIIEG